A section of the Pseudomonadota bacterium genome encodes:
- a CDS encoding polysaccharide biosynthesis/export family protein — MQHGRYTFILSLLALFFISSCSTSQKAIVINTPKTTDTQTIIETSGNHENIASQKANTAVIINPADTGDTKQEVDVSSNKDVEEKQEALEDEKETVVEDIKTTAVSDKTAAEPAKTGISYIIGAGDLLEISAWRDDALTKTLIVLPDGKISFPLIGQIIAAGKTIDQLKQEMTEKISPYVPEPVVSIEVKQANSMLIYVIGRVNNPGRFPVNAYVNVLQALSIAGGLNPFAKSNKIKIFRTDGDKTHIFKFRYDDVADGNKLEQNIQIKNGDVIVVP; from the coding sequence ATGCAACATGGAAGGTATACGTTCATTTTATCATTGCTTGCATTGTTTTTTATATCATCGTGTAGTACATCACAAAAGGCAATTGTTATCAACACGCCTAAAACCACAGATACTCAGACCATCATTGAGACATCAGGGAATCATGAAAACATAGCATCTCAAAAGGCGAATACAGCGGTTATCATAAACCCTGCTGATACCGGGGATACAAAACAGGAAGTTGATGTTTCATCAAATAAGGATGTTGAGGAAAAGCAAGAAGCTTTGGAAGACGAGAAAGAAACTGTTGTTGAGGACATCAAAACAACGGCTGTATCAGATAAAACAGCGGCCGAACCAGCTAAAACAGGTATATCATATATTATAGGCGCTGGAGACCTATTGGAAATCTCTGCATGGAGAGATGACGCCCTGACTAAAACATTGATTGTCCTGCCTGATGGTAAAATATCATTTCCTTTGATAGGTCAGATAATTGCCGCCGGGAAGACAATTGATCAGTTGAAACAGGAGATGACGGAAAAGATTTCGCCTTATGTTCCTGAACCAGTAGTCTCAATCGAGGTAAAACAGGCAAACAGCATGCTTATTTATGTGATAGGCCGGGTTAATAATCCGGGGCGCTTTCCGGTTAATGCCTATGTTAACGTTTTGCAGGCATTGTCTATTGCCGGAGGTTTGAACCCTTTTGCTAAGAGTAACAAGATAAAAATTTTTCGTACCGATGGTGATAAAACACATATCTTCAAATTCAGATATGATGATGTCGCGGATGGGAATAAACTTGAACAGAACATACAAATAAAAAATGGTGATGTAATTGTTGTTCCTTAA
- a CDS encoding MraY family glycosyltransferase: MIYLSSTFLLSLFVTIPIIPILIRVAERFHALDMPDERKVHSHPIPRIGGIAMVIGTFATAFLWADSSPFFKAYAIGIAIIVAFGLIDDLKQLDYRVKFGAQLLASFIIVFYGDIKIDDLGAMLPEGYALPVWISVPLTVFVIVGVTNAINLADGLDGLAGGISLISLCCIGYLAYIQENTIISFLAISLIGAVFGFLRFNTHPATLFMGDTGSQFLGFSLIVMLLSITQEDTALSPVLPLIILGFPVLDTLTVMGERIANGRSPFKPDKNHFHHRLMRLGFYHNESVFIIYVIHTLFVTSAFVLRYHYEWVLLGGYLILSGLVLGFFFISDKKAWRIRHIDIIDHAIKGRFADIIKEKGLLIKIPFKCIEIGIPILLICTCFFPMKIPKFFPIISISFIVLIVAAWFFKRNWLRGVLTFSLYGFIPIIVFLTYTDERVSDMGIYSIPYNLSFFAIIFFVVMTLRFTKRRKGFKATTMDFLILLVALIAPYLAGTYLQYKELGAVAAKTIALYFSYEVLIGELRGELGRITLATIVALMVVVVRGIM; this comes from the coding sequence TTGATTTATCTATCATCTACTTTTCTACTTTCATTATTTGTAACTATCCCTATTATACCAATTCTCATCCGGGTTGCTGAGAGGTTTCATGCCCTGGACATGCCTGACGAGAGGAAGGTCCACAGTCATCCCATACCAAGGATAGGTGGAATAGCCATGGTCATAGGAACTTTTGCAACAGCTTTCCTATGGGCAGATTCAAGTCCTTTTTTTAAAGCTTATGCTATAGGGATTGCCATTATTGTAGCATTTGGATTAATAGACGACCTGAAACAATTGGACTACAGGGTTAAATTCGGGGCACAGCTTTTAGCATCTTTTATAATAGTTTTTTATGGTGATATTAAGATTGATGACCTGGGCGCAATGCTTCCCGAAGGATACGCGCTTCCGGTCTGGATTTCCGTCCCTTTAACGGTTTTTGTTATAGTAGGGGTAACAAATGCGATTAATCTTGCAGACGGACTTGATGGTTTGGCAGGCGGGATAAGCCTCATCAGCCTTTGCTGTATAGGGTACCTTGCTTATATTCAGGAAAATACAATTATCTCATTTCTCGCAATATCCCTTATCGGGGCTGTTTTTGGTTTTCTGAGGTTCAATACCCATCCTGCTACACTTTTCATGGGAGATACAGGCAGCCAGTTTCTCGGTTTTTCTCTTATTGTCATGTTATTAAGTATTACTCAGGAAGACACGGCACTGAGTCCCGTATTACCTCTTATCATTCTTGGTTTTCCTGTACTTGATACCTTGACTGTTATGGGGGAGCGTATAGCCAATGGCAGATCTCCTTTTAAGCCGGACAAAAACCATTTCCATCACCGTCTCATGCGTCTTGGGTTTTATCATAATGAATCTGTTTTTATCATATATGTTATTCATACTTTATTTGTGACTTCTGCATTTGTTTTAAGATATCACTATGAATGGGTATTGTTAGGCGGTTATCTGATCCTCTCAGGACTTGTGCTGGGTTTCTTTTTTATATCAGACAAAAAAGCATGGAGAATCAGACACATTGATATTATTGATCATGCGATTAAAGGACGTTTTGCCGACATCATAAAGGAAAAAGGTTTGTTAATTAAGATACCATTCAAATGTATTGAAATAGGTATCCCTATACTTCTAATTTGTACCTGTTTTTTCCCCATGAAAATACCTAAATTCTTTCCTATTATATCTATCAGCTTTATTGTATTGATTGTTGCCGCCTGGTTTTTTAAAAGAAACTGGTTAAGAGGAGTATTAACGTTTTCGCTCTATGGTTTTATTCCTATAATAGTTTTTTTGACTTATACTGACGAACGTGTGTCAGACATGGGCATTTATTCGATACCATATAATCTTTCTTTTTTTGCAATTATCTTTTTTGTTGTTATGACTCTGCGATTTACAAAGCGAAGAAAAGGATTTAAAGCAACTACCATGGATTTTTTAATACTTCTTGTTGCTCTTATTGCTCCCTATCTGGCTGGAACCTATCTTCAATATAAAGAATTGGGCGCAGTTGCTGCAAAAACCATAGCCCTTTATTTCAGTTATGAGGTGCTAATCGGAGAATTAAGAGGAGAACTCGGCAGGATAACTCTTGCCACAATTGTCGCTTTGATGGTCGTAGTGGTAAGAGGGATAATGTGA
- a CDS encoding tetratricopeptide repeat protein produces the protein MIRLYSLKKQFTIIFLFFLIPIMIAGCGGPEQKKMKFLNKGKALYEKGDYTKAGLEFKNAIQIDTKFAEAYYMLGMVSLKKGNLKGAFGGFMKTVELDAHHIKAQTQLGKLFVAVGQPDKAMEKVDIVLKEDGKNEDALLLKAAVMLSKKDMSGAKQFIEGLIKDGIKKPDVFLMLASTDIATQDFNSAEKSLKSGIEANPKATMLYIGLIDIYVKNKRLEDAIKMAEKVIEIEPNNGRHKLMLADLYWNSKHEEKALEILNKLVSADKKNEDSWLQMASFYIVKKKFEDAEKKLIEGLTYNQKSFKLRFALSELYVNFNMLDKALTTLKECLKLEKDSKNPDIIKTKNALATIYLTKNEIGEANKYVDEIIKDSPKNVEAHFTKGSILLQQGDGVKAIPEFRTVVTEKPQFISGYIRLADAHASNKEWNLSIDTLQNALRIDPKSRDVQRALGKIYIMQKDYKNAEAHLIKLTQNFADDLEIKADLGDLYRAMKEFKKAENVFQDIKRRNNKALLGYVKLSELYISQGRWDTAISELEQANRLDPNSPTLFSWLIQAYVEQKKHNVAISLCQDRIKVNPGDAFSYNLLGQIYSTQKDYKKAEESFQKAIEYQPVWSAPYNNLARVYLAQGKSETAIKKFEESLKANPNNITAYMVLGQLFVQSRDYKKAIEIYEKVLEKRPNLWPAANDLAFLLSEHGKSKKDLDKALTLVENANKQHPDDPAILDTIGWVYYMKGDVNKAAEIIGKAISKNPDNPTINYHMGMVMYKLKKPDEAKEKLNKAVNAKEDFQGKEEARKILGKL, from the coding sequence ATGATAAGACTGTATTCACTTAAAAAGCAATTTACAATAATCTTTTTATTTTTTCTGATACCGATTATGATTGCCGGATGCGGGGGTCCGGAACAGAAGAAGATGAAGTTTTTAAATAAAGGTAAGGCTTTATATGAAAAAGGTGATTATACCAAGGCAGGTCTTGAATTCAAAAACGCAATCCAGATCGACACAAAATTTGCCGAAGCCTATTATATGCTCGGGATGGTCTCGCTTAAGAAAGGTAATTTAAAAGGCGCCTTCGGTGGTTTTATGAAGACGGTCGAACTCGATGCCCACCATATTAAAGCCCAGACGCAGTTAGGTAAACTTTTCGTTGCAGTTGGACAGCCTGATAAAGCTATGGAAAAAGTGGATATTGTACTCAAGGAGGATGGAAAGAATGAGGATGCCTTGCTTCTTAAGGCTGCAGTAATGCTTTCCAAAAAAGATATGTCGGGCGCAAAGCAGTTCATCGAAGGGCTTATAAAAGATGGCATTAAAAAACCAGATGTCTTCCTCATGCTTGCTTCTACAGATATTGCAACACAGGATTTTAACAGCGCTGAAAAGTCTCTGAAAAGCGGCATAGAGGCTAATCCAAAAGCAACAATGCTTTATATTGGATTAATAGATATTTATGTTAAAAATAAACGTCTTGAGGATGCAATAAAAATGGCAGAAAAAGTAATAGAAATCGAGCCTAATAATGGCCGTCATAAACTAATGTTGGCAGATCTATACTGGAACTCGAAACACGAAGAAAAAGCCCTGGAGATACTTAACAAACTTGTATCAGCTGATAAGAAAAATGAAGATTCCTGGTTACAAATGGCAAGCTTCTATATCGTAAAAAAGAAATTTGAAGACGCTGAAAAAAAACTCATTGAAGGGTTAACATATAACCAGAAGAGCTTCAAATTGCGTTTTGCCTTAAGCGAATTATATGTGAATTTCAATATGCTTGATAAAGCCTTAACAACATTAAAGGAATGTCTTAAACTTGAAAAGGATTCAAAAAATCCGGACATCATAAAAACAAAAAACGCCCTTGCAACAATATATCTGACAAAGAATGAGATTGGTGAAGCAAATAAATACGTTGATGAGATAATAAAAGACAGCCCGAAGAATGTGGAGGCACATTTTACAAAAGGAAGTATTCTGCTTCAGCAGGGTGATGGAGTTAAGGCAATACCGGAATTCAGAACGGTCGTTACTGAAAAACCACAATTTATATCGGGCTATATTCGTCTTGCAGACGCACACGCATCTAATAAAGAATGGAATCTTTCAATAGATACTCTTCAAAACGCACTCCGCATAGATCCAAAATCGAGAGATGTGCAAAGGGCTTTAGGGAAAATCTATATAATGCAAAAGGATTATAAAAACGCTGAGGCACATTTAATAAAGCTTACGCAGAATTTCGCAGACGATCTCGAAATCAAAGCAGACCTTGGAGACCTTTACCGTGCTATGAAGGAATTTAAAAAAGCAGAGAATGTTTTCCAGGATATAAAACGCAGAAATAACAAGGCACTGCTCGGCTATGTCAAGTTAAGCGAACTCTATATAAGCCAGGGCAGATGGGATACAGCAATCTCGGAACTTGAACAGGCAAATCGACTGGATCCAAACTCCCCTACCCTCTTTTCATGGCTTATACAAGCTTATGTGGAACAGAAAAAACATAATGTTGCCATATCTCTTTGTCAGGACAGGATAAAAGTTAACCCAGGCGATGCCTTTTCCTATAATCTCCTGGGTCAGATATACAGCACACAGAAGGATTATAAAAAAGCTGAAGAATCTTTCCAAAAGGCAATAGAATATCAACCCGTCTGGTCTGCACCTTATAACAATCTCGCACGGGTTTATCTTGCTCAAGGGAAATCCGAAACAGCAATAAAGAAATTTGAAGAATCATTAAAGGCTAATCCAAACAATATTACGGCTTATATGGTATTGGGTCAGTTATTTGTGCAATCCAGGGATTATAAGAAAGCTATTGAAATTTATGAAAAAGTGCTTGAAAAAAGACCTAATCTCTGGCCTGCTGCAAACGACCTGGCATTCTTACTCAGTGAACACGGCAAGAGTAAGAAGGATTTAGATAAAGCCCTTACATTGGTAGAGAATGCAAACAAACAACACCCTGATGATCCGGCAATCCTTGATACTATAGGATGGGTTTATTATATGAAGGGCGATGTCAACAAAGCGGCTGAAATAATAGGCAAGGCAATCTCCAAAAATCCCGACAATCCCACAATTAATTACCACATGGGCATGGTCATGTACAAACTTAAGAAACCTGACGAAGCAAAAGAAAAACTAAATAAAGCTGTGAATGCCAAAGAAGATTTTCAGGGGAAAGAAGAGGCACGTAAGATATTAGGAAAACTGTAA
- a CDS encoding outer membrane beta-barrel protein, which yields MAKNNIVVRYYASVTILLLFFILSGSASAGELRLVPSLALKQEYNDNIFFSYSTQRSEHDLISTITPQIEIARKTERIETSFLGKIDQRYYASNTELNAIDQTYRGNLQYALTPRISVGGQGGYIRDSSPDRDVLTTGLIMSTATRNRQNYGFSGNYTISEKTSANLTYNYSKDSWDSAKYTDTETNSLNLGFIHDLSAFFRETKSQANFGFSHYISTGMSVDSYMGTIGISSQLNKLWSISIDGGMRYTHSQYNVLMGKVVFPFIVTWTEEINTYGTAGTGTISLNYKGEKTSATFSLMRDLQTASGQIGTVERTSFSISATKRFTYELSGGFNASYFKNKSSDNELSATQQTDTETFNISSSLRYEFSKDISIESSYTYTKVYNNMYRMDADRNIFMIRLYAQHKLFE from the coding sequence ATGGCGAAAAATAACATAGTTGTACGATATTATGCATCTGTAACAATACTTTTATTGTTTTTTATTTTATCAGGATCAGCATCTGCTGGTGAACTCAGGCTTGTTCCTTCGCTTGCATTAAAACAGGAATATAATGATAATATATTTTTTTCATATAGTACACAGCGTTCAGAACATGATTTGATAAGTACCATAACCCCGCAAATTGAGATAGCCAGAAAAACTGAAAGGATTGAAACGAGTTTTCTTGGTAAAATAGATCAGAGATATTATGCCAGTAATACCGAACTGAATGCTATAGATCAGACATACCGCGGCAATCTTCAATATGCACTTACTCCCAGAATAAGTGTTGGCGGACAAGGAGGATATATAAGGGATTCCAGTCCTGACCGTGACGTTCTGACAACAGGTCTTATCATGAGTACTGCTACACGTAACAGACAAAATTATGGTTTTTCCGGAAATTATACTATTTCAGAGAAAACATCAGCAAATCTAACATATAATTACTCAAAAGACAGTTGGGATTCGGCAAAATATACTGATACGGAGACCAATTCACTTAATTTAGGGTTCATCCATGATTTAAGCGCTTTTTTCCGTGAAACAAAGAGCCAGGCAAACTTCGGTTTTTCTCATTATATTTCCACCGGTATGTCTGTTGATAGTTACATGGGGACAATTGGCATAAGCAGTCAGCTTAATAAACTATGGAGTATCTCAATTGATGGGGGTATGCGCTATACTCATTCTCAATATAATGTACTAATGGGCAAAGTTGTATTCCCTTTTATTGTTACATGGACAGAAGAAATAAATACTTATGGGACAGCCGGAACCGGTACTATTTCGCTGAACTATAAGGGTGAAAAAACAAGTGCAACTTTTTCATTGATGCGAGACCTTCAAACTGCTTCAGGACAAATAGGCACTGTAGAACGTACAAGCTTTTCCATATCGGCAACAAAACGATTTACGTACGAACTCTCTGGAGGTTTTAACGCATCATACTTCAAGAATAAGTCAAGTGATAATGAATTATCTGCAACGCAACAGACTGATACAGAGACATTCAACATCTCTTCTTCGTTGCGTTATGAATTTTCAAAGGATATTTCCATAGAATCTTCTTATACTTATACAAAAGTATATAACAATATGTACAGAATGGATGCTGATAGAAATATTTTTATGATTCGATTATATGCACAACATAAATTATTTGAATAA
- the xrtD gene encoding VPLPA-CTERM-specific exosortase XrtD produces the protein MRKFNILEDSKLMNIKPVSWIKAGIYAFLIVITFYSALNQLVFHDWDREDYSHCLLIPFIVLYLIWDYRQALIGTPSVVDKKGFILLMAGILLFWLGELGGEYYTMYLSLWLVVVGLVWVHFGWNKIKVLWFAFFVMLTMFPFPNIINVRITFALKLIATKLGVLILQAYGMSAYREGNIIDLGFTQLQVVEACSGLRFVMPLMVLSLLLAFWFRAHIWKRTALFLSSIPIAILMNSFRIAGTGVLYSVWGAQVAEGFFHDFSGWLVFMFTIPILLAEMWILRKLPPRLEFGNTKDTGRTRDEGRGTIGESEKEATGKSEAVKQTGTATVSMKAALLQPVFIVALVLLGITLVASRTIEFREKIPIKKPLSQLSLKIGEWNGTKQIMEQQFVEVLNFSDYTIVDYKNNQGKSINFYTAYYESQRKGEATHSPESCLPGSGWQFNEADPINIKLKDGSLIKVNRAFMEKAGDKQLSYYWFAQRGRVLTNLYQVKFYSFWDALTKQRTDGALVRLITPVYSNENPQDADKRLQDFTKEIVPILKNYIPE, from the coding sequence ATGAGGAAATTTAATATCTTAGAAGATAGTAAGCTTATGAATATCAAGCCTGTAAGTTGGATTAAAGCAGGCATTTATGCTTTTCTTATAGTTATTACTTTTTATTCTGCATTAAATCAGCTTGTTTTTCATGATTGGGATAGAGAAGACTATTCACATTGTTTACTAATCCCATTTATTGTTCTGTATCTTATCTGGGATTATAGACAGGCTCTTATTGGTACACCATCTGTTGTTGATAAAAAAGGTTTTATCCTGCTTATGGCAGGAATTTTACTTTTTTGGTTAGGAGAGCTTGGCGGAGAATATTATACGATGTATTTATCTCTCTGGCTGGTTGTAGTTGGCCTTGTATGGGTACACTTCGGCTGGAACAAGATTAAAGTTTTGTGGTTTGCTTTTTTTGTAATGCTTACTATGTTCCCCTTCCCTAATATTATAAATGTGCGAATAACTTTTGCATTAAAACTGATCGCAACAAAATTGGGAGTTTTAATACTTCAAGCGTATGGTATGTCGGCATATAGGGAGGGGAATATTATTGACCTTGGGTTTACCCAATTACAGGTTGTTGAGGCATGCAGCGGTCTGCGTTTTGTAATGCCACTTATGGTACTCAGTCTTTTACTCGCCTTTTGGTTTAGGGCTCACATCTGGAAAAGAACAGCTCTTTTTCTTTCATCTATCCCTATTGCGATTTTGATGAACAGTTTTCGCATTGCCGGCACCGGCGTTTTATACAGCGTGTGGGGTGCTCAAGTGGCCGAAGGTTTTTTTCACGATTTTTCCGGGTGGCTTGTATTTATGTTTACCATACCGATACTTTTAGCAGAAATGTGGATTTTAAGAAAATTACCGCCACGGCTTGAATTTGGAAACACAAAAGATACAGGAAGGACGAGGGACGAGGGACGAGGGACAATAGGGGAAAGTGAGAAAGAAGCTACAGGGAAGAGCGAGGCGGTGAAACAGACCGGCACAGCGACTGTTTCAATGAAGGCGGCATTGCTACAACCTGTTTTTATAGTTGCCTTAGTCCTTCTTGGTATAACGCTTGTTGCTTCAAGGACTATAGAATTTAGAGAGAAAATACCTATTAAAAAACCCCTCTCGCAATTATCGCTTAAAATAGGGGAATGGAACGGCACAAAGCAAATAATGGAACAACAGTTTGTAGAAGTGCTAAATTTTTCCGACTACACTATTGTTGACTATAAAAATAACCAGGGTAAGAGTATAAACTTTTATACAGCCTACTATGAAAGCCAGAGAAAAGGGGAGGCTACCCATTCGCCGGAATCGTGTCTACCGGGGAGTGGATGGCAATTCAATGAGGCCGATCCCATCAATATTAAGCTTAAAGATGGCAGTTTAATAAAAGTGAATCGTGCTTTTATGGAAAAAGCTGGCGATAAACAATTGTCCTATTACTGGTTTGCACAAAGAGGTAGGGTTCTTACAAACCTTTATCAGGTAAAATTTTATTCCTTCTGGGATGCCCTGACAAAACAAAGGACTGATGGAGCGCTTGTCAGACTCATTACACCGGTTTACAGCAATGAAAACCCACAAGACGCGGATAAAAGACTACAGGATTTTACAAAGGAGATTGTACCTATATTAAAAAATTATATTCCGGAATAA
- a CDS encoding type II toxin-antitoxin system VapB family antitoxin — protein MRTNIILDDDLVDEALRISKIKTKKDLINKALLEFVENRKHLNLLDIAGKITFIQDYDYKSMREGK, from the coding sequence ATGAGAACAAATATTATTCTTGATGATGATCTCGTTGATGAAGCTTTGCGAATCAGTAAAATTAAAACAAAAAAAGATCTTATAAATAAAGCGCTTTTGGAATTTGTAGAAAATCGTAAGCACCTTAACCTGCTTGATATCGCAGGCAAAATAACCTTTATCCAGGATTATGATTATAAGTCAATGCGTGAAGGGAAATGA
- a CDS encoding PIN domain nuclease, whose amino-acid sequence MILIDTSVLIDFFKGIKNNSSMKLETILKQGIPFGINPYIFQEILQGASSEKEFILLYDYLSTQKIYHLKHPIDSFSQAARIYMTCRRNGVTVKSTIDCLIAQTVLEHELMLLHNDNDFIAMSKFIPLKFY is encoded by the coding sequence ATGATTCTTATTGATACATCTGTTCTCATTGATTTCTTTAAAGGCATCAAAAACAACAGCAGTATGAAACTGGAGACAATACTAAAACAGGGGATACCATTTGGTATAAATCCTTATATATTCCAAGAAATACTGCAAGGAGCTTCATCTGAAAAAGAATTTATTCTGCTCTATGATTATCTGTCTACTCAAAAAATCTATCATCTTAAACACCCTATTGATTCGTTTTCACAAGCTGCACGGATTTATATGACTTGCCGTAGAAACGGGGTTACTGTCAAAAGCACGATCGATTGCCTTATTGCTCAGACAGTGCTGGAACATGAATTGATGCTGCTTCATAATGATAATGATTTTATTGCTATGTCAAAGTTCATTCCTTTGAAATTTTATTAA
- a CDS encoding Wzz/FepE/Etk N-terminal domain-containing protein, translating into MNNISMDVGDYVKIVKKRKWSLIIPLLACSIISVIVAVVLPPIYRSEATILIEEQEIPRELVMATVTSYAEQRLQTINQRVMSSTKLLEIINRFNLYPEEKKKWTIEEVVDQMRKDIILKPISAEVVDRRTGRPTSATIAFTVSYDGKIPEQVLMVANVISSFYLEENLKTREKQTAGASKFLGDEADVLQEQLTKHDADIASFKEKHTNTLPELLGINLQTLDRIDREIDQLKDQLKTLREKEGYLQTQLASIPSDASTQDKNLLRELRARLADLTSRASDKHPDVIKIKATIAKIEERQKNAIKDNSGTTQRMPSLVDMDQADNPAYVTLASQLAGTVSEIDSAKRQIEELQRKKDDYQHRVESTAKVEETSKGLMVERNNIQIKYDDLIKKTMEAKVAQGLEKEQMGEKFTIIDPPRLPEKPIKPKIPVIILIGVFLGIGSGVGTISMKEYMDHSVGSERELSGIIPIPVLASIPEIITKSDILQQKRRKKIIIISVTASVIIAVLIFHFFIMDLDVFWARLSRKL; encoded by the coding sequence ATGAATAATATTTCAATGGATGTCGGTGATTACGTCAAAATTGTTAAGAAACGGAAGTGGAGTTTAATTATTCCGTTGCTTGCCTGTTCTATTATTTCTGTAATTGTCGCCGTTGTTTTACCACCCATATACAGATCTGAAGCAACAATTCTAATCGAAGAACAGGAGATACCTCGCGAATTGGTTATGGCCACTGTAACGAGTTACGCAGAGCAAAGACTCCAGACCATAAATCAGAGGGTAATGAGTTCCACAAAATTACTTGAAATAATAAACCGTTTTAATCTTTATCCTGAAGAGAAGAAGAAGTGGACAATTGAGGAAGTTGTTGATCAGATGCGTAAGGATATTATATTAAAGCCAATAAGCGCTGAGGTGGTAGACCGAAGAACAGGGAGGCCCACGTCTGCTACTATCGCATTTACAGTTTCATATGACGGTAAAATCCCTGAGCAGGTTTTAATGGTGGCAAATGTCATCAGCTCTTTCTATTTAGAGGAAAATTTAAAGACAAGAGAAAAACAGACAGCAGGTGCATCAAAATTTCTTGGAGATGAGGCAGATGTTCTCCAGGAACAGTTGACGAAACATGATGCCGACATCGCATCATTCAAAGAAAAGCACACAAATACATTACCGGAGCTTCTCGGAATTAATCTGCAAACTTTGGATAGGATAGACCGCGAGATTGACCAGCTTAAGGATCAATTGAAAACATTACGAGAAAAAGAAGGCTATCTCCAGACCCAGCTTGCAAGCATTCCAAGCGATGCATCAACTCAGGATAAAAATCTGCTTAGAGAACTAAGAGCAAGACTCGCAGATCTTACGAGCCGTGCCTCAGACAAACATCCAGATGTAATAAAAATTAAAGCAACAATTGCCAAAATTGAAGAAAGGCAAAAAAATGCAATAAAAGACAATAGTGGAACAACGCAAAGGATGCCATCCCTCGTAGACATGGATCAGGCAGACAATCCGGCTTATGTAACCCTTGCATCACAATTGGCAGGCACTGTCTCTGAAATTGATTCTGCCAAAAGGCAAATCGAGGAACTTCAGAGGAAAAAAGATGATTATCAACACCGCGTTGAGTCAACTGCAAAGGTGGAGGAAACAAGCAAGGGCTTGATGGTTGAACGGAATAATATCCAAATAAAATATGATGATCTCATAAAGAAAACAATGGAGGCAAAAGTTGCTCAGGGGCTTGAAAAGGAACAGATGGGTGAAAAATTTACCATAATTGACCCTCCGCGGTTGCCTGAAAAACCTATTAAACCAAAAATTCCGGTCATTATATTAATAGGCGTGTTTCTTGGAATCGGGTCAGGTGTGGGTACAATATCTATGAAAGAATATATGGATCACTCAGTGGGAAGTGAAAGGGAATTAAGTGGAATTATTCCAATACCTGTACTGGCAAGTATTCCTGAAATTATTACTAAATCGGATATATTACAGCAAAAACGAAGAAAAAAAATTATCATTATCAGTGTAACGGCTTCTGTCATTATTGCTGTATTGATTTTCCATTTTTTTATAATGGATCTTGATGTTTTCTGGGCCAGATTATCAAGAAAGCTGTAA
- a CDS encoding antitoxin, with amino-acid sequence MKTAKVFKSGNSQAVRLPREFQLDVKEVGIFQKDGNLILIPLKKTWKDYFDHGEKFSGDFPEQIEDPFPEERFLW; translated from the coding sequence ATGAAAACAGCAAAAGTGTTTAAATCAGGTAATTCTCAGGCTGTCCGGCTTCCCAGGGAGTTTCAACTTGACGTAAAAGAGGTGGGAATATTTCAAAAGGATGGGAATTTAATCTTAATCCCTTTGAAGAAAACCTGGAAGGACTATTTTGATCATGGAGAGAAATTCTCTGGTGATTTTCCTGAGCAGATCGAGGATCCGTTTCCGGAGGAGAGATTCCTGTGGTAA
- a CDS encoding type II toxin-antitoxin system VapC family toxin, giving the protein MRYMLDTNACITLIKEKPGAMQSRLQDLSTDEVGISSIVAAELWYGIALSQKKKINEAALRDFLNYVSVLDWPYGACPIYGRIRATLKEKGAPIGAMDLLIASHALFLNATVVTDNTSEFQRVPGLKIENWLKK; this is encoded by the coding sequence ATTCGGTACATGCTGGACACCAATGCATGTATCACCCTTATCAAGGAAAAACCTGGTGCTATGCAATCAAGATTACAGGATCTTTCGACGGATGAAGTGGGAATATCCAGTATTGTTGCTGCCGAACTTTGGTATGGTATTGCCCTTTCGCAGAAGAAAAAAATAAATGAAGCTGCACTGAGGGATTTCCTGAATTATGTTTCGGTTCTGGATTGGCCATATGGAGCCTGCCCAATCTATGGAAGGATTCGTGCAACACTTAAAGAAAAGGGAGCCCCTATAGGTGCAATGGACCTCCTCATTGCTTCCCATGCGTTGTTTCTCAATGCCACAGTTGTGACTGATAATACATCCGAATTTCAGCGAGTACCTGGTTTGAAGATAGAAAATTGGCTGAAAAAATAA